A single genomic interval of Pseudomonas sp. FeN3W harbors:
- a CDS encoding zinc-dependent peptidase: MWSFRAWQRKRILARNPVDADLWQQVLDSLPILDGLSDDELNRLRERAVLFLHDKRLTPLAGIELQAEDRLRLALQAQLPLLHLADLGWYRGFHEIVIYPDDFLSPQKHRDAAGVEHEWDAEHSGEAWLQGPVILAWPGVQQSGGWEAYNLVIHELAHKLDMLNGDANGLPPLHRQMRIDSWAGAMQRAYDQLDRMLDADPDAETPIDPYAAENPAEFFAVTSEYFFSAPDVLQQAFPEVYAQLAGFYRQDPLARLQRLQTEHPAYREPA, translated from the coding sequence ATGTGGTCCTTCCGCGCCTGGCAGCGCAAACGCATCCTCGCCCGCAACCCGGTCGATGCCGATCTGTGGCAGCAGGTGCTCGACAGCCTGCCGATTCTCGACGGCCTGAGCGACGACGAGCTGAATCGCCTGCGTGAGCGCGCCGTGCTGTTCCTGCACGACAAGCGCCTGACACCGCTGGCCGGTATCGAGCTGCAGGCCGAGGACCGCCTGCGCCTGGCGCTGCAGGCGCAACTGCCGCTGCTGCACCTGGCCGATCTCGGCTGGTACCGCGGTTTTCACGAGATCGTGATCTACCCCGACGACTTCCTCAGCCCGCAGAAGCACCGCGATGCCGCCGGCGTCGAGCATGAATGGGACGCCGAGCACAGCGGTGAGGCCTGGCTGCAGGGCCCGGTGATCCTGGCCTGGCCCGGCGTGCAGCAGAGTGGCGGCTGGGAGGCCTACAACCTGGTGATCCACGAGCTGGCGCACAAGCTGGACATGCTCAACGGCGACGCCAACGGCTTGCCGCCGCTGCACCGGCAGATGCGCATCGACTCCTGGGCCGGCGCCATGCAGCGCGCCTACGACCAGCTCGACCGCATGCTCGATGCCGACCCGGATGCCGAAACGCCGATCGACCCCTACGCCGCCGAGAACCCGGCGGAATTCTTCGCCGTTACCAGCGAGTACTTCTTCAGCGCACCGGACGTGCTGCAGCAGGCCTTTCCCGAGGTCTATGCACAGCTTGCGGGCTTCTACCGGCAGGACCCGCTGGCGCGCCTGCAACGCCTGCAGACCGAACATCCCGCCTACCGGGAACCTGCGTAG
- the ispA gene encoding (2E,6E)-farnesyl diphosphate synthase — protein sequence MIIGDYQKSCQQRVDSCLETLFVPPLPQLERLYQAMRYSVMNGGKRVRPLLVYAACEALNGDKASADGGACAVELIHAYSLVHDDLPAMDDDDLRRGQPTTHKAFDEACAILAGDGLQSLAFEAMAQAEHNPQDATLRLRMFAVLARAAGPAGMVGGQAIDLGSVGLKLDRNALELMHRHKTGALIEASVQLGALASGHADADNLASLSQYARAIGLAFQVQDDILDVESDTATLGKHQGADIARDKPTYPALLGMDAAKAYALELRDQALHALRPFDTAAEPLRELARYIVERRN from the coding sequence ATGATCATCGGCGACTACCAGAAAAGTTGTCAGCAGCGCGTCGACAGCTGCCTCGAAACCCTGTTCGTCCCGCCGCTGCCGCAGCTCGAGCGGCTCTATCAGGCCATGCGCTACAGCGTGATGAACGGCGGCAAGCGCGTCCGCCCGCTGCTGGTCTATGCCGCCTGCGAAGCGTTGAACGGCGACAAGGCCAGCGCTGACGGCGGCGCCTGCGCGGTCGAGCTGATCCACGCCTACTCGCTGGTGCACGACGACTTGCCGGCCATGGACGACGACGACCTGCGCCGCGGCCAGCCGACCACCCACAAGGCCTTCGACGAAGCCTGCGCCATCCTTGCCGGCGACGGCCTGCAAAGCCTGGCCTTCGAGGCCATGGCCCAGGCCGAACACAATCCGCAGGACGCCACGCTGCGCCTGCGCATGTTCGCCGTGCTGGCGCGCGCCGCCGGGCCGGCGGGCATGGTCGGCGGCCAGGCCATCGACCTTGGATCGGTCGGTCTCAAGCTCGATCGCAACGCCCTGGAGCTGATGCACCGGCACAAGACCGGCGCGCTGATCGAGGCCAGCGTGCAACTCGGCGCGCTCGCCAGCGGCCATGCCGACGCCGACAACCTCGCCTCGCTGAGCCAGTACGCGCGCGCCATCGGCCTGGCCTTCCAGGTCCAGGACGACATTCTCGACGTGGAAAGCGATACCGCGACCCTGGGCAAGCACCAGGGCGCCGACATCGCCCGGGACAAACCGACCTACCCGGCCCTGCTCGGCATGGACGCAGCCAAGGCCTACGCCCTGGAGTTGCGCGACCAGGCACTGCACGCGCTGCGGCCGTTCGATACCGCCGCCGAGCCGCTGCGCGAGCTGGCGCGCTACATCGTCGAACGACGCAACTGA
- a CDS encoding EAL domain-containing protein has translation MLTRLSLRKSLPLLLGIFGLMFTVLLTTWHLPTRIEETLTDWRDHTAQHLALLQSSLSDHRRLGRNAELETELADLASLEGVRWAMVIGPDLQIIATTRLGLTTARLELIDAAALKAHVDSGRPAWAGEGTRQLAIYPLDRVAQDGTPVREALLAEYDFTPMLAQTKRDAWFYLAQTLTLLLLLGLILNRIYGRLLTRRLARIDQAARQFAIDQRPQTLAVAGRDEIGRLAATLSRMMNQLHERQLALSESEQLMRDLVDTAPIGMLVVDRELRVLQANPAAAALFGCTPEELIGNLPGDRLAESDATARLRSTPANTTLELTGRRNGQDIPLEISCSPFQRYGVRHLLVLLRDISDRLRAEQRLRFLAHFDPLTQLANRNYLMQRLDQLLAARLPLSLLYLDLDHFKRINDSLGHEVGDKLLIQIGDRLGQLMPEKSLLSRTGGDEFMLLLDGSDARRAEQLAQRIIDRFELPVRIGQYECFVSPSIGIAVSDGRHSATELLKRVDLALYAAKDAGRNRTVIYNEALSDAAASRRELEQALRRALDHEEFVLHYQPQVNTQGEPEVMEALLRWASPDRGLVPPGEFIPVLEESGMIIEATRWVFREACRQACRWHAMGHALRIAVNLSPLDFRQADLAGSLLAILEEEGASASMLELEVTESALLEADEHVQQTLSRLKAAGLPLLLDDFGTGYASLTYLQRFRFDGIKIDREFVSGLPDSEQSVALVRGILTMASHLGLHVVAEGVENERQAAFLRLNGCPSLQGFHYARPQPAAQCRLQQNGRPINLQLPLDG, from the coding sequence ATGCTGACAAGATTGTCACTGCGCAAATCGCTGCCCCTGCTGCTGGGCATCTTCGGCCTGATGTTCACCGTGCTGTTGACCACCTGGCACCTGCCGACGCGGATCGAAGAAACGCTCACCGACTGGCGCGACCACACCGCGCAGCACCTCGCCCTGCTGCAGAGCAGCCTGAGCGATCACCGCCGGCTGGGACGCAACGCCGAGCTGGAGACCGAGCTGGCCGACCTGGCGAGCCTGGAGGGGGTACGCTGGGCGATGGTGATCGGCCCTGATCTGCAGATAATCGCCACCACCCGGCTGGGCCTGACGACCGCGCGGCTGGAGCTGATCGACGCCGCCGCGCTCAAGGCCCATGTTGACAGCGGTCGCCCGGCCTGGGCCGGCGAAGGCACGCGGCAACTGGCGATCTACCCGCTGGACCGTGTCGCGCAGGACGGCACGCCGGTGCGCGAAGCGCTGCTAGCCGAGTACGACTTCACGCCGATGCTGGCACAGACCAAACGTGACGCCTGGTTCTATCTGGCCCAGACCCTGACGTTATTGCTGCTGCTCGGCCTGATCCTCAACCGCATCTACGGCCGCCTGCTGACGCGCCGCCTGGCGCGCATCGACCAGGCCGCACGGCAGTTCGCCATCGACCAGCGGCCACAAACCCTGGCGGTGGCCGGCCGTGATGAGATCGGCCGGCTCGCCGCCACCCTCAGCCGCATGATGAACCAGTTGCACGAGCGGCAGCTGGCCCTCAGCGAAAGCGAACAGTTGATGCGCGACTTGGTCGACACGGCACCGATCGGCATGCTGGTGGTCGACCGCGAGCTGCGAGTGCTGCAGGCCAACCCGGCGGCGGCTGCGCTGTTCGGCTGCACGCCGGAGGAGCTAATCGGCAACCTGCCGGGCGACCGCCTGGCAGAGAGCGATGCCACCGCGCGCCTGCGCAGCACGCCGGCGAACACTACGCTGGAGCTGACCGGCCGCCGAAACGGTCAGGACATTCCGCTGGAGATCAGCTGCTCGCCCTTCCAGCGCTACGGCGTGCGCCATTTGCTGGTCCTGCTGCGCGATATCAGCGACCGCCTGCGCGCCGAGCAACGGCTGCGTTTTCTCGCCCACTTCGATCCGCTGACCCAGCTGGCCAACCGCAACTACCTGATGCAGCGCCTCGACCAGCTGTTGGCAGCCCGCCTGCCGCTGAGCCTGCTCTACCTCGATCTGGACCACTTCAAGCGCATCAACGACAGCCTCGGTCATGAAGTCGGGGACAAGCTGCTGATACAGATCGGCGATCGCCTCGGCCAGCTGATGCCGGAAAAATCCCTGCTTTCGCGTACCGGCGGCGACGAGTTCATGCTGTTGCTCGACGGCAGCGATGCCCGGCGTGCGGAACAGCTGGCGCAACGCATCATCGACCGCTTCGAGCTGCCGGTGCGCATCGGTCAGTACGAGTGCTTCGTCAGCCCGAGCATCGGCATCGCGGTCAGTGACGGCCGGCACAGCGCCACCGAGCTGCTCAAGCGCGTCGACCTGGCGTTGTATGCGGCCAAGGATGCCGGACGCAATCGCACCGTCATCTACAACGAAGCGCTCAGCGACGCAGCCGCCAGCCGCCGCGAACTGGAGCAGGCGCTGCGGCGCGCGCTGGATCACGAAGAGTTCGTGCTGCACTACCAACCGCAGGTCAACACCCAGGGTGAGCCGGAAGTCATGGAGGCCCTGCTGCGCTGGGCCTCGCCGGACCGAGGTCTGGTACCACCCGGAGAGTTCATTCCGGTGCTGGAAGAGAGCGGCATGATCATCGAGGCGACCCGCTGGGTGTTTCGCGAAGCATGCCGCCAGGCATGCCGCTGGCACGCCATGGGGCATGCGCTGCGCATCGCGGTCAACCTGTCGCCACTGGACTTCCGGCAGGCGGATCTGGCCGGCAGCCTGCTGGCGATTCTCGAGGAAGAAGGTGCATCGGCGAGCATGCTGGAACTGGAGGTCACCGAGAGCGCACTGCTCGAAGCGGACGAGCATGTCCAGCAGACCCTCAGCCGCCTGAAGGCGGCCGGACTGCCGCTGCTGCTCGACGATTTCGGTACCGGCTATGCCTCGCTGACCTACCTGCAACGCTTTCGTTTCGATGGCATCAAGATCGATCGCGAATTCGTCAGCGGGCTGCCGGATAGCGAACAGTCGGTCGCGCTGGTACGCGGCATCCTCACCATGGCCAGCCACCTCGGCCTGCACGTGGTCGCCGAAGGGGTGGAGAACGAGCGCCAGGCGGCGTTCCTGCGGCTCAACGGCTGCCCCAGCCTGCAGGGCTTCCACTACGCACGGCCGCAACCGGCGGCGCAGTGCCGCCTGCAGCAGAACGGTCGGCCGATCAATCTGCAGCTGCCGCTGGACGGCTGA
- the ppa gene encoding inorganic diphosphatase, translating to MSYSKVPAGKDLPNDIYVAIEIPANHAPIKYEIDHDTDCLFVDRFMATPMFYPANYGFIPHTLADDGDPLDVLVVTPYPVAPGSVIRCRPVGVLNMTDEAGGDAKLIAVPHDKLTQLYVDVKEYTDLPALLIEQIKHFFENYKDLEKGKWVKVEGWEGADAARAAITKAVAAYQK from the coding sequence ATGAGCTACAGCAAAGTCCCGGCTGGCAAAGACCTGCCGAACGACATCTACGTCGCCATCGAGATCCCGGCCAACCACGCGCCGATCAAGTACGAAATCGATCACGACACCGACTGCCTGTTCGTCGACCGCTTCATGGCCACCCCGATGTTCTACCCGGCCAACTACGGCTTCATTCCGCACACCCTGGCCGATGACGGCGACCCCCTCGACGTGCTGGTCGTGACCCCCTATCCGGTTGCCCCGGGTTCGGTCATCCGCTGCCGTCCGGTCGGCGTACTGAACATGACCGACGAAGCCGGCGGTGACGCCAAGCTGATCGCCGTCCCGCACGACAAGCTGACCCAGCTGTACGTGGACGTGAAGGAATACACCGACCTGCCTGCGCTGCTGATCGAGCAGATCAAGCACTTCTTCGAGAACTACAAGGATCTCGAGAAGGGCAAGTGGGTCAAGGTCGAAGGCTGGGAAGGCGCCGACGCCGCCCGTGCAGCAATCACCAAGGCGGTTGCGGCTTACCAAAAATAA
- the dxs gene encoding 1-deoxy-D-xylulose-5-phosphate synthase — translation MPKTFHEIPRVRPATPVLDRAATPEQLRRLGEAELEELANELRQELLYSVGQTGGHFGAGLGVIELTIALHYVYDTPDDRLVWDVGHQAYPHKILTGRRQRMATLRQKEGLAAFPRRSESQYDTFGVGHSSTSISAALGMAVAARLKGEQRKSIAVIGDGALTAGMAFEALNHAPEVGANMLVVLNDNDMSISRNVGGLSNYLAKILSSRTYSSMREGSKKILSRLPGAWEIARRTEEYAKGMLVPGTLFEELGWNYIGPIDGHDLPTLIATLRNMRDLDGPQFLHVVTKKGKGFAPAEADPITWHAISKLEPVGAPAKPKKPSGPKYSNVFGQWLCDMAAADPRLTGITPAMKEGSDLVAFSERYPERYFDVAIAEQHAVTLAAGMACEGMKPVVAIYSTFLQRAYDQLIHDVAVQNLDVLFAIDRAGLVGEDGPTHAGSFDLSYLRCIPGMLVMTPSDENEMRRMLTTGYHFEGPAAVRYPRGSGPNATIEPGLEPLEIGKAVVRRQGSKVALLVFGVQLPEALQVGEALDATVVDMRFVKPLDEALLRELAGNHELLVTIEENSIMAGAGSAVAEFLTGESILKPMLHLGLPDYYVEHAKPSEMLAECGLDAAGIEAAVRKRLAALGNA, via the coding sequence ATGCCCAAGACTTTTCACGAGATCCCTCGGGTTCGCCCCGCGACGCCCGTTCTTGACCGAGCGGCGACCCCCGAACAGCTGCGCCGACTGGGCGAGGCGGAACTCGAAGAGCTTGCCAACGAATTGCGCCAGGAGCTGTTGTACAGCGTCGGCCAGACTGGCGGCCACTTCGGCGCCGGCCTCGGCGTGATCGAGCTGACCATTGCCCTGCACTACGTCTACGACACGCCGGATGACCGCCTGGTGTGGGACGTCGGCCACCAGGCCTATCCGCACAAGATCCTCACCGGGCGCCGCCAACGCATGGCCACGCTGCGTCAGAAGGAAGGCCTGGCCGCCTTCCCGCGCCGCTCGGAAAGCCAGTACGACACCTTCGGCGTCGGTCATTCCAGCACCTCGATCAGCGCCGCTCTGGGCATGGCGGTCGCCGCTCGTCTCAAAGGCGAGCAGCGCAAGTCCATCGCAGTGATCGGCGACGGCGCGCTCACCGCCGGCATGGCCTTCGAGGCGCTGAACCACGCGCCGGAAGTCGGCGCCAACATGCTGGTGGTGCTCAACGACAACGACATGTCGATTTCGCGCAACGTCGGCGGGCTGTCCAACTACCTGGCCAAGATTCTCTCCAGCCGCACCTATTCGAGCATGCGCGAAGGCAGCAAGAAGATCCTCTCACGCCTGCCGGGCGCCTGGGAAATAGCGCGTCGCACCGAGGAATACGCCAAGGGCATGCTGGTGCCCGGCACACTGTTCGAAGAGCTGGGCTGGAACTACATCGGCCCCATCGACGGCCACGACCTGCCGACGCTGATCGCCACCCTGCGCAACATGCGCGACCTCGACGGCCCGCAGTTCCTCCATGTGGTGACTAAGAAAGGCAAGGGCTTCGCCCCCGCCGAAGCCGATCCGATCACCTGGCATGCGATCAGCAAGCTGGAGCCGGTCGGCGCCCCGGCCAAACCGAAGAAGCCCTCCGGGCCCAAGTACTCCAACGTGTTCGGCCAGTGGCTGTGCGACATGGCCGCCGCCGACCCGCGCCTGACCGGCATCACCCCGGCGATGAAGGAAGGCTCGGATCTGGTGGCCTTCAGCGAGCGCTACCCGGAGCGTTACTTCGATGTCGCCATTGCCGAGCAGCACGCCGTGACGCTGGCGGCCGGCATGGCCTGCGAAGGCATGAAGCCGGTGGTGGCGATCTACTCGACGTTCCTCCAGCGCGCCTACGACCAGTTGATCCACGACGTCGCGGTGCAGAACCTCGACGTGCTGTTCGCCATCGACCGCGCCGGTCTGGTCGGCGAAGACGGCCCGACCCACGCCGGCAGCTTCGACCTGTCCTACCTGCGCTGCATCCCCGGCATGCTGGTGATGACGCCCAGCGACGAGAACGAGATGCGCCGCATGCTCACCACCGGCTACCACTTCGAAGGCCCGGCCGCGGTGCGCTACCCGCGCGGCAGCGGCCCCAACGCCACCATCGAGCCAGGGCTGGAACCGCTGGAGATTGGTAAGGCCGTGGTGCGCCGTCAGGGCAGCAAGGTGGCGCTGCTGGTGTTCGGCGTGCAGCTGCCCGAGGCGTTGCAGGTCGGCGAGGCGCTGGACGCCACGGTGGTCGACATGCGCTTCGTCAAACCGCTCGATGAAGCCCTGCTGCGCGAGCTGGCGGGCAACCACGAGCTACTGGTGACCATCGAAGAGAACAGCATCATGGCCGGTGCCGGCAGCGCGGTCGCCGAGTTCCTGACTGGCGAAAGCATTCTCAAACCGATGCTGCATCTGGGCCTGCCCGACTACTACGTCGAGCACGCCAAGCCCAGCGAAATGCTCGCCGAGTGCGGCCTGGATGCCGCCGGCATAGAGGCGGCGGTGCGCAAGCGTCTGGCGGCGCTGGGCAACGCCTGA
- a CDS encoding diguanylate cyclase, producing the protein MWAFVIDEVKHQRALATETARNDAMNLATAFEAHVHSVIELMDIVLLDMRKHMLQYPQTQHYVYDGLQGYGGFVTQLAVIDKNGLLVFSNLAPSDKPVDLSDREHFRVHQDHPLEDRLFISKPVLGRVSKQWTIQFTRPIHQNGEFAGVLVLSMPTSFFTDYYQQINVGPNGSIVLVGTDRSLRAIASGTPIPSRYGRFKLPENKPYFDPNAPARGYYEGVSAIDGEYRLGAYRRLTNDGVVVVVLLSPKDFMAAFDKRRELLIVSAGIISLLLAAVALLIFVLSCRYFQSTERLRQAHDQLAQLANTDVLTGVSSRRSFLASLEAELARARRHAESLSLLMLDIDHFKRVNDVYGHPIGDAVLKQFTAICASMLRAHDLFGRLGGEEFAIALPHTDLDGARSVAEKIRLAIEQTPLTTAAGNIEITVSIGVAQTDAGQHEIDQLIAWADKALYDAKHGGRNQVRVGRPEDEAEG; encoded by the coding sequence ATGTGGGCCTTTGTTATTGATGAGGTCAAGCATCAGCGCGCCCTGGCCACAGAAACGGCGCGTAATGATGCAATGAACCTGGCCACAGCATTCGAGGCGCACGTGCATAGCGTGATCGAGCTAATGGATATTGTGTTATTGGATATGCGCAAACACATGCTCCAGTACCCTCAAACTCAACACTACGTGTACGATGGATTGCAGGGCTACGGAGGTTTCGTCACGCAGCTGGCGGTGATAGACAAGAATGGCTTGTTGGTTTTCTCCAATCTCGCCCCTTCCGACAAACCTGTGGATCTGAGTGATCGCGAGCATTTTCGTGTTCACCAAGATCACCCGCTAGAAGATCGTCTGTTCATTAGCAAGCCGGTATTGGGCAGGGTGTCGAAACAGTGGACTATCCAGTTCACCCGCCCCATTCACCAGAATGGTGAGTTTGCCGGTGTGCTGGTGCTTTCCATGCCCACCAGCTTCTTTACCGACTATTACCAGCAGATCAACGTCGGGCCAAATGGCAGCATCGTGCTCGTGGGTACCGACCGAAGCTTGCGCGCCATCGCCTCAGGAACCCCGATACCAAGTCGCTACGGGCGCTTCAAGTTGCCGGAAAATAAGCCCTATTTCGATCCGAATGCCCCTGCGCGCGGCTACTACGAAGGCGTCAGCGCGATAGATGGCGAGTATCGCCTGGGTGCCTATCGGCGGTTGACCAATGATGGCGTCGTGGTCGTGGTGCTGTTATCGCCGAAGGATTTCATGGCCGCGTTCGACAAGCGCCGGGAGTTGCTGATCGTCTCGGCTGGCATCATCTCGCTGCTGCTGGCGGCGGTCGCACTGCTGATATTCGTGCTGAGTTGCCGCTATTTCCAGAGCACGGAAAGGCTGCGCCAGGCTCACGATCAACTGGCGCAGCTGGCCAATACCGACGTATTGACGGGGGTGAGCAGCCGTCGATCGTTCCTGGCTAGCCTGGAGGCCGAGCTTGCCCGGGCTCGCCGCCACGCTGAAAGCCTGAGCCTGCTCATGCTCGACATTGACCACTTCAAACGCGTCAATGATGTGTACGGCCATCCGATCGGCGATGCAGTGCTCAAGCAGTTCACTGCCATATGCGCCAGCATGCTGCGCGCGCACGACCTGTTCGGCCGTCTGGGTGGGGAGGAGTTTGCAATTGCCTTGCCGCATACAGATCTCGACGGCGCACGCAGTGTGGCTGAGAAGATCCGCTTGGCCATCGAACAGACGCCATTGACGACCGCGGCGGGCAACATCGAGATCACGGTTAGCATCGGCGTGGCCCAGACGGATGCCGGGCAGCATGAGATCGATCAGTTGATCGCGTGGGCGGACAAGGCGCTCTATGACGCCAAGCACGGAGGTCGAAACCAGGTTCGCGTCGGCCGCCCAGAGGACGAAGCGGAAGGCTGA
- a CDS encoding ABC transporter substrate-binding protein, translated as MVRGSILLLMFIALLGCQPDPNAVRVGSNRWLGYAPFYLADELQWTAPSDIRLVEYPTTTGVLRGFRNGMLDAAMLTLDETLLLQASTDLNLEIILIASVSAGADVLFARAPIATLDDLRGRRIGVENTALGAYFLSRVLDQAQLDIADLDVVSLPVHEQVEAYTAGRVDAVITFASEGPALEASGARRIFDSRQLPGEIVDVLVVDRQRVSPEQRRRLRALWFDALRAWQEQRAKTDPHLLARLGLTPAALQVTLNGLLMGDRTVNHEWLDDGQLHRSIARLNQYMSERQLLNNVRHEGLVPRCEVLEC; from the coding sequence ATGGTCCGAGGCTCAATCCTATTGCTGATGTTCATCGCCTTGCTCGGCTGCCAGCCCGACCCGAACGCCGTCCGGGTCGGCAGTAACCGCTGGCTCGGTTACGCCCCGTTCTATCTGGCGGACGAATTGCAATGGACGGCTCCAAGCGACATCCGCCTGGTCGAGTACCCAACCACCACCGGCGTACTGCGCGGCTTTCGCAACGGCATGCTGGATGCTGCCATGCTGACCCTGGACGAAACGCTGCTGCTGCAGGCCAGCACCGATCTGAATCTGGAGATCATCCTGATCGCGAGCGTCTCCGCCGGCGCGGACGTCCTCTTCGCCCGCGCCCCGATCGCCACCCTCGACGATCTGCGCGGCCGACGAATCGGCGTGGAAAACACCGCGCTCGGCGCCTATTTCCTCTCCCGCGTGCTGGATCAGGCGCAGCTGGACATCGCAGACCTGGACGTGGTCAGCCTGCCGGTACATGAGCAGGTCGAGGCGTATACCGCCGGTCGCGTCGATGCGGTCATCACCTTCGCCTCGGAAGGGCCGGCGCTGGAGGCCAGCGGAGCGCGCCGCATCTTCGACAGCCGCCAATTGCCGGGCGAGATCGTCGACGTCTTGGTCGTTGATCGCCAGCGGGTCAGTCCTGAACAGCGCAGGCGCCTCAGAGCGCTCTGGTTCGATGCCTTGCGCGCCTGGCAGGAACAACGTGCCAAGACCGACCCGCATCTGCTCGCACGCCTGGGCCTGACGCCCGCGGCGCTGCAGGTCACGCTGAACGGCCTGCTCATGGGCGATCGCACGGTCAATCACGAGTGGCTCGACGACGGCCAGCTACATCGCAGCATCGCACGCCTGAACCAGTACATGAGCGAACGACAACTGCTGAACAACGTCCGGCATGAGGGGCTGGTCCCCCGCTGCGAGGTGCTCGAATGCTGA
- a CDS encoding exodeoxyribonuclease VII small subunit: MARKKAALDFEQSLAELQQLVERLESGELSLEDSLTCFEQGIGLTRDCQAALSQAEQKVQILLERDGSLQEAPFESAPEA; this comes from the coding sequence ATGGCCCGCAAGAAAGCTGCCCTCGATTTCGAACAATCCCTCGCCGAGCTGCAACAGCTGGTCGAGCGCCTGGAAAGCGGCGAGCTGTCGCTGGAAGACTCGCTGACCTGTTTCGAACAGGGCATCGGCCTGACCCGCGACTGCCAGGCGGCACTGAGCCAGGCCGAACAGAAGGTGCAGATCCTGCTGGAGCGCGACGGCAGCCTGCAGGAAGCCCCCTTCGAGTCGGCCCCCGAAGCATGA